One segment of Synechococcus sp. MU1617 DNA contains the following:
- the ileS gene encoding isoleucine--tRNA ligase yields MSKETRDAAAEERPSYKPTLNLLQTGFGMRANAVQREPELQAFWKNHGIDGELGLNNSGPTFTLHDGPPYANGALHMGHALNKVLKDVINKYQVLNGRRVRYVPGWDCHGLPIELKVLQSMDQEQRKALTPIKLRKKAAAYARKQVDGQMKGFQRWGIWADWEQPYLTLQKEYESAQIRVFGEMVLKGHIYRGLKPVHWSPSSRTALAEAELEYPDGHTSPSVYAAFPAVELPAALQDALRAEGLDLPTETDALGQALQVAIWTTTPWTLPANLAVSVNERLDYALADDGEGRLLLVAADLIETLSATLGLRLSRRATVKGALLAGLTYRHPLLDRTSPVVIGGDYITTESGTGLVHTAPGHGVDDFHTGQKNGLPVLCPVDEAGNLTDEAGPFAGLNVLKDANPKIIEALESAGALLKQEAYGHRYPYDWRTKKPTIFRATEQWFASVEGFRQQALDAIAAVEWTPASGRNRIESMVKERGDWCISRQRTWGVPIPVFYHRSNGEVLLNADTLDHIQALIAEHGADVWWEKEEADLLPPAYADQADQWRKGTDTMDVWFDSGSSWAAVASQRDKLSYPADLYLEGSDQHRGWFQSSLLTSVAVNGHAPYKRVLTHGFALDEKGRKMSKSLGNVVDPMVIIEGGKNQKQEPPYGADVLRLWVSSVDYSADVPIGTGILRQLADVYRKVRNTSRYLLGNLHDFNPATDAIPIAELPLLDRWMLQRTAEVMDDITEAFESFEFFRFFQLLQNFCVTDLSNFYLDIAKDRLYVSAPQDQRRRSCQTVMALIIERLAGLIAPVLCHMAEDIWQNLPYPVEETSVFHRGWPTVPAEWRDAALSAPVQELRELRAAVNKVLEDCRGRQELGASLEAAVRIDARRPELQTALSWLSERGNIEVDGLRDWLLVSQLQIGGEPWAELLASQDDELASIEVSRARGTKCERCWHYEGDVGQNPEHPHICGRCVGVLERRTHQLA; encoded by the coding sequence GTGAGCAAGGAGACGCGCGACGCCGCCGCTGAGGAACGTCCCTCCTATAAACCCACGCTCAACCTTCTGCAGACGGGATTTGGCATGCGCGCCAATGCCGTCCAACGGGAACCTGAACTGCAGGCCTTTTGGAAGAACCATGGCATCGACGGCGAGCTGGGCCTGAACAACAGCGGCCCAACCTTCACTCTCCATGACGGCCCGCCCTATGCCAACGGCGCTCTGCACATGGGGCATGCCCTCAACAAGGTGTTGAAGGACGTCATCAACAAATATCAGGTATTGAACGGGCGGCGGGTGCGCTACGTGCCGGGCTGGGACTGCCACGGCCTGCCGATCGAGCTCAAGGTGCTGCAGTCGATGGATCAGGAGCAGCGCAAGGCGCTGACACCAATCAAGCTGCGTAAAAAAGCTGCCGCCTACGCCCGCAAACAGGTGGATGGCCAGATGAAAGGCTTTCAGCGCTGGGGCATCTGGGCGGACTGGGAGCAGCCCTATCTGACCCTGCAAAAGGAGTACGAATCGGCTCAAATTCGGGTGTTTGGCGAAATGGTGCTCAAGGGGCACATCTACCGGGGTCTGAAACCGGTGCACTGGAGCCCGAGCTCACGCACAGCTTTGGCCGAAGCCGAACTGGAGTATCCCGACGGCCACACCAGTCCCAGCGTCTACGCCGCCTTCCCAGCCGTGGAGCTGCCGGCAGCGCTGCAGGATGCCCTCAGGGCAGAAGGCCTGGACCTGCCCACCGAGACGGACGCCCTGGGGCAAGCCCTGCAGGTGGCGATCTGGACAACCACCCCCTGGACATTGCCAGCCAACCTGGCGGTATCGGTCAATGAACGGCTCGACTACGCCCTGGCCGACGACGGCGAAGGCCGACTGCTGCTGGTGGCCGCCGATCTGATCGAGACGCTGAGCGCCACCCTGGGGCTCCGGCTGAGCCGGCGCGCCACGGTGAAAGGCGCCCTGCTCGCCGGTCTGACATACCGCCACCCGCTCCTTGACCGCACCAGTCCTGTGGTGATCGGGGGCGATTACATCACCACCGAATCGGGCACAGGCCTCGTGCACACCGCGCCTGGTCACGGCGTCGACGACTTCCACACCGGCCAGAAGAACGGCCTGCCGGTGCTCTGCCCTGTGGACGAAGCCGGCAACCTCACCGACGAAGCCGGTCCGTTCGCGGGCCTGAATGTGCTCAAGGATGCCAACCCCAAGATCATCGAGGCGCTGGAGTCCGCCGGGGCCCTGCTCAAGCAGGAGGCCTATGGCCACCGCTACCCCTACGACTGGCGCACCAAGAAACCCACCATCTTCCGGGCCACTGAACAGTGGTTCGCTTCCGTGGAAGGGTTCCGTCAACAGGCCCTTGATGCAATCGCCGCAGTGGAGTGGACCCCTGCCTCCGGTCGCAACCGGATCGAATCGATGGTCAAGGAGCGGGGCGACTGGTGCATCTCCCGTCAGCGCACCTGGGGGGTGCCGATCCCCGTTTTTTATCACCGCAGCAACGGCGAGGTGCTGCTGAACGCAGACACCCTGGATCACATCCAAGCGTTGATCGCCGAGCACGGTGCCGACGTCTGGTGGGAGAAAGAAGAAGCGGATCTGCTGCCGCCCGCCTACGCCGACCAGGCCGACCAGTGGCGCAAGGGCACCGACACCATGGATGTGTGGTTCGACTCCGGCTCAAGCTGGGCTGCCGTCGCCAGTCAGCGGGACAAGCTGAGCTATCCCGCCGACCTGTACCTGGAAGGGTCCGACCAGCACCGCGGCTGGTTCCAGAGTTCACTGCTCACCTCGGTCGCCGTGAATGGCCACGCCCCATACAAGCGGGTGCTCACCCATGGCTTCGCCTTGGACGAAAAGGGCCGAAAGATGAGCAAATCCCTCGGCAATGTGGTCGACCCAATGGTGATCATCGAGGGGGGCAAGAACCAGAAACAGGAACCGCCCTACGGCGCTGATGTGCTGCGGCTCTGGGTGAGCTCGGTGGATTACTCCGCCGATGTGCCGATCGGGACAGGGATTCTGCGCCAGCTGGCTGATGTGTACCGCAAGGTGCGCAACACCAGCCGCTATTTGCTGGGCAACCTGCATGACTTCAATCCGGCAACCGACGCGATCCCCATTGCCGAACTGCCATTGCTGGACCGCTGGATGCTGCAGCGCACGGCCGAGGTAATGGACGACATCACAGAAGCCTTCGAAAGCTTCGAGTTCTTCCGCTTCTTCCAGCTGCTGCAGAACTTCTGCGTCACCGATCTGTCGAACTTTTACCTCGACATCGCCAAGGACAGGCTCTACGTAAGCGCCCCCCAGGACCAGCGCCGGCGCAGCTGCCAGACCGTGATGGCCTTGATCATCGAACGCCTGGCCGGACTGATCGCTCCGGTGTTGTGCCACATGGCCGAAGACATCTGGCAGAACCTCCCCTACCCCGTGGAGGAAACCTCTGTCTTCCACCGCGGCTGGCCGACTGTTCCAGCCGAGTGGCGTGATGCTGCTCTCAGCGCTCCGGTTCAAGAGCTGAGGGAGCTCCGCGCCGCCGTCAACAAAGTGCTGGAAGACTGCCGCGGCCGTCAGGAACTCGGCGCATCGCTGGAGGCAGCCGTGCGAATTGACGCCCGCCGTCCGGAACTCCAGACCGCTCTCTCTTGGCTGAGTGAGAGGGGGAATATCGAGGTGGACGGCCTGCGGGACTGGCTGCTGGTCTCACAACTACAGATTGGCGGCGAGCCCTGGGCCGAATTGCTGGCCAGCCAGGACGACGAGCTCGCATCGATCGAGGTGAGCCGAGCGCGGGGAACCAAATGCGAGCGCTGTTGGCACTACGAGGGGGATGTGGGTCAGAACCCTGAGCATCCCCACATCTGCGGACGCTGTGTTGGCGTTCTGGAACGCCGGACTCACCAGTTGGCCTGA
- a CDS encoding Ycf66 family protein, which translates to MLATLSGDLCLLLGLALLLLPLLAVELSRPRDGVWGAVVLLLGLVLVTSTDRLRGAPMLAVLFAGLLIARLGSEVGQARWNSLSETEQQRFTSLDHWRTSLQQLLITTGRVGEGIGGIAKQLKPAGKSGVTGKKWVRPESPETTDESDAASAEANEVTSPEGED; encoded by the coding sequence ATGCTTGCGACCCTCAGCGGCGATCTGTGCCTCCTGCTCGGCCTGGCACTCCTGCTGCTTCCCCTTTTAGCCGTTGAACTCAGCCGCCCCCGCGATGGCGTCTGGGGCGCGGTGGTGTTGCTGCTGGGTCTCGTTTTGGTTACCAGCACGGACCGGCTGCGGGGAGCGCCGATGCTTGCTGTTCTCTTCGCCGGCCTGTTGATCGCACGCTTGGGCTCCGAGGTCGGACAGGCCCGCTGGAACAGCCTCAGCGAAACCGAGCAACAGCGGTTCACCTCACTCGATCATTGGCGCACAAGCCTTCAACAACTTTTGATCACCACAGGCCGGGTGGGCGAGGGCATTGGCGGCATCGCCAAACAACTCAAACCGGCCGGGAAATCAGGGGTTACGGGCAAAAAATGGGTGCGTCCCGAGTCCCCTGAAACCACTGACGAAAGCGACGCCGCATCAGCCGAAGCAAACGAGGTCACATCTCCAGAGGGCGAAGACTGA
- the crtR gene encoding beta-carotene hydroxylase, translated as MHQSTAQQQQPRPVGVGYRSVPREFVDPPAVWNPTVGLFLGGYALAALTIWGWFVAALPLPLLLCTGFLALHLEGTVIHDACHNAAHPNRWINQAMGHGSALLLGFSFPVFTRVHLEHHAHVNDPKNDPDHIVSTFGPLWLIAPRFFYHEWFFFQRRLWRRWELMQWGLERSIFLVIVLAAARFDFLPFIFNCWFAPALMVGVTLGLFFDYLPHRPFTSRNRWTNARIYPGRLMNWLIMGQNYHLVHHLWPSIPWFEYKPAYEATKPLLDSKGSPQRLGIFETRRDGYNFLYDILVGVRSHKRRSGKMRRAARFMPGRGLRRHWLGFVDRIAIKTEPKRWVSR; from the coding sequence ATGCACCAGAGCACTGCTCAACAACAGCAGCCTCGTCCGGTTGGAGTGGGCTACCGATCGGTTCCGCGCGAATTCGTTGATCCACCGGCCGTCTGGAACCCCACTGTTGGGCTCTTTCTTGGCGGTTATGCCCTGGCGGCTCTGACCATCTGGGGCTGGTTTGTGGCGGCTTTGCCCCTGCCGTTGCTGCTGTGCACGGGCTTTTTGGCGCTGCACCTAGAAGGGACGGTGATTCATGACGCCTGCCACAACGCGGCCCATCCCAATCGATGGATCAATCAGGCCATGGGCCATGGCTCGGCGCTGTTGCTCGGGTTCAGCTTTCCCGTCTTCACGCGGGTGCATCTTGAGCATCACGCCCATGTCAATGACCCGAAGAACGATCCGGATCACATCGTCAGCACGTTCGGGCCGCTCTGGCTGATCGCTCCGAGATTTTTCTATCACGAGTGGTTTTTCTTTCAGCGTCGTCTTTGGCGCCGCTGGGAGTTGATGCAGTGGGGGCTGGAGCGCAGCATTTTTTTGGTGATCGTTCTGGCGGCGGCACGCTTTGACTTTCTGCCGTTCATCTTCAACTGCTGGTTTGCGCCTGCCTTGATGGTCGGAGTGACGCTGGGTTTGTTCTTCGACTACCTCCCGCATCGGCCGTTCACCTCTCGCAACCGCTGGACGAACGCCCGCATCTACCCCGGCAGGCTGATGAATTGGCTGATCATGGGGCAGAACTATCACCTGGTTCATCACCTCTGGCCATCCATTCCCTGGTTCGAATACAAACCGGCCTACGAGGCCACCAAGCCTCTGCTCGATTCCAAGGGATCACCCCAACGGTTGGGCATTTTTGAAACCCGCCGGGATGGGTACAACTTCCTCTACGACATCCTTGTGGGAGTGCGCAGCCACAAGCGCCGTAGCGGAAAGATGAGGCGAGCAGCCCGTTTCATGCCGGGACGGGGTCTGCGCCGCCACTGGCTTGGTTTCGTTGACCGCATCGCGATCAAAACCGAGCCCAAGCGTTGGGTGTCCCGCTGA
- the gatC gene encoding Asp-tRNA(Asn)/Glu-tRNA(Gln) amidotransferase subunit GatC, whose amino-acid sequence MSQISSDDVRKVAHLARLDLPEDKIATYTGQLESILEYVSQLQQVDTEGVPETTRAVEVTNVTRADGVQPTPVREDILNQAPQREGDFFRVPKILAD is encoded by the coding sequence ATGAGCCAGATTTCCAGCGACGACGTCCGCAAGGTGGCCCATCTCGCCCGTCTTGATCTACCCGAGGACAAGATCGCGACCTACACCGGTCAGCTCGAGTCCATCCTCGAATACGTAAGTCAGCTCCAGCAGGTGGACACCGAAGGCGTTCCAGAAACCACCCGAGCTGTGGAGGTGACCAACGTCACCCGGGCCGATGGAGTGCAACCGACCCCCGTTCGGGAGGACATCCTCAACCAGGCACCGCAAAGGGAGGGTGACTTCTTCCGGGTTCCGAAAATCCTGGCCGACTGA
- a CDS encoding creatininase family protein, translated as MTAATPGPVDSTEAIRLALRSWPEVESYLQGCKGVIIPLGSTEQHGPTGAIGTDALTAEAVALEVGRRTGVLVTPAQAFGMAEHHLGFAGTMSLQPATLLAVLHDLVLSLGRHGFERVFVINGHGGNIATAKAAFAQAHGTATTRNLPVAPQLRCRLSNWFMAGPVMRQARELYGDKEGHHATPSEIAVTLAVEPSLQTKQRPLPDPAPAGPIHGPDDFRRRHPDGRMGSHPSLATAQHGDDLLETAATALSEDLRTFLGES; from the coding sequence ATGACCGCTGCAACTCCCGGCCCTGTCGACAGCACGGAAGCCATTCGCCTCGCCCTGCGCAGTTGGCCTGAGGTGGAGAGCTACCTCCAAGGCTGCAAGGGGGTGATCATTCCCCTGGGATCCACCGAACAGCACGGCCCCACGGGCGCCATCGGCACCGACGCCCTCACCGCCGAAGCGGTGGCCCTTGAAGTGGGACGTCGCACCGGCGTTTTGGTCACCCCAGCCCAGGCCTTCGGCATGGCGGAACACCACCTTGGTTTCGCGGGAACGATGAGCCTGCAGCCGGCAACGCTTTTGGCCGTTCTGCACGACCTGGTGTTGTCCCTGGGCCGGCATGGCTTCGAACGGGTGTTCGTGATCAATGGCCACGGCGGCAACATTGCGACGGCCAAAGCCGCCTTTGCCCAGGCCCACGGCACCGCCACCACCCGCAATCTCCCCGTTGCCCCGCAGCTGCGTTGTCGGCTATCCAACTGGTTCATGGCCGGTCCCGTGATGCGCCAGGCGCGCGAGCTGTATGGCGACAAAGAAGGCCATCACGCCACCCCCAGCGAAATCGCTGTCACCCTCGCCGTGGAGCCGAGCTTGCAGACCAAGCAGCGACCGCTGCCCGACCCCGCTCCGGCAGGCCCCATTCATGGACCTGACGACTTCCGTCGCCGTCACCCCGATGGACGCATGGGATCCCACCCCTCCTTGGCCACCGCCCAGCACGGTGACGACTTGCTGGAGACAGCCGCCACCGCGTTGAGCGAGGATCTGCGCACGTTCCTCGGCGAGTCATGA
- a CDS encoding queuosine precursor transporter codes for MDSNLQARRDGVFLVLAGLFLGTLGMLNILGLTRFLQLGSIGGWPIVVAVGALPYPITFLCTDLISEIWGEQKANQVVWVGLLLNGWVLLILWLGGVLPVMDGSDDSTFRTIQQLSFGSIGASMVAYLSAQFVDVRLFHFWKRLTKGKALWLRNNGSTLVSQLVDTSAVVLISHYGAHVLPVQPERSVLPQLLSFIGSGYLFKVLAALTDTLPFIWLTGWLREWLEIPGEGRELTTEPTSPMH; via the coding sequence GTGGACAGCAACCTCCAGGCACGGCGTGATGGGGTGTTTCTGGTGCTGGCGGGCCTCTTCCTCGGGACCCTGGGCATGCTCAACATCCTGGGGCTGACGCGCTTCCTTCAACTGGGCAGCATTGGCGGCTGGCCGATCGTTGTGGCTGTCGGCGCACTGCCCTATCCGATCACGTTCCTCTGCACTGACCTGATCAGCGAGATCTGGGGAGAACAGAAAGCCAATCAAGTGGTGTGGGTCGGGCTGCTGCTCAACGGCTGGGTGCTGCTGATCCTTTGGCTTGGGGGCGTGCTGCCCGTCATGGACGGCAGTGACGACAGCACCTTTCGCACGATTCAGCAGCTCAGCTTCGGTTCGATTGGCGCCTCGATGGTGGCTTATCTCTCAGCGCAATTCGTGGATGTGCGGCTGTTTCATTTCTGGAAACGGCTCACCAAAGGCAAAGCCCTCTGGCTGCGCAACAACGGCTCCACCCTGGTGAGCCAGCTGGTGGACACCAGTGCAGTGGTGCTGATCAGCCATTACGGCGCCCATGTGCTTCCTGTACAGCCGGAACGGTCCGTGCTGCCGCAGCTGCTCAGCTTCATCGGCAGCGGCTACCTGTTCAAAGTGCTGGCAGCGCTGACCGACACACTTCCCTTCATCTGGCTCACCGGATGGCTGAGGGAGTGGCTGGAGATTCCCGGAGAAGGACGGGAACTCACAACAGAACCCACATCACCGATGCATTAG
- a CDS encoding DNA-3-methyladenine glycosylase → MAASRQPVIDFVSLPLNFFARPAQIVGPDLVGCRLVKRQDNGSLLWGVIVETEAYSQDDPACHGYRRRSPQNETLFGEPGRFYVYVSYGIHHCVNVVTDRGDWANGVLLRAVALPDEPERVGAGPGLLARRFGLDRRDDSRPVTGEHEVWMAPRSDTFASQDLVTTTRIGITQGAATPWRWYLRSSRSVSRRARGDRMPPRAQCWSPSQEPSS, encoded by the coding sequence GTGGCCGCCAGCCGGCAGCCTGTCATCGATTTCGTCTCGCTTCCGCTCAATTTTTTTGCCCGTCCGGCTCAGATCGTGGGTCCTGATCTGGTGGGCTGCAGGTTGGTGAAACGCCAAGACAACGGCAGCCTGCTCTGGGGCGTGATCGTTGAAACCGAGGCCTATTCCCAGGACGACCCTGCTTGTCATGGTTACCGCCGCCGTTCACCGCAAAACGAAACCCTGTTCGGTGAGCCAGGGCGGTTCTATGTGTATGTCAGCTATGGCATCCACCACTGCGTGAACGTGGTCACCGATCGGGGCGACTGGGCCAATGGTGTGTTGCTGCGTGCCGTTGCTCTGCCCGATGAACCCGAGAGGGTTGGGGCAGGGCCCGGCTTGCTGGCACGTCGTTTCGGGCTTGATCGACGTGATGACAGCCGTCCGGTGACGGGCGAACATGAGGTGTGGATGGCCCCAAGGTCAGACACGTTTGCCAGCCAGGATCTTGTGACAACCACGCGGATTGGCATCACCCAGGGCGCTGCAACCCCATGGCGCTGGTATCTGCGGAGCAGTCGCAGTGTCAGCAGGCGAGCTCGGGGTGATCGCATGCCGCCCAGGGCACAGTGCTGGTCGCCATCGCAGGAGCCGTCGTCATGA
- a CDS encoding aspartate carbamoyltransferase catalytic subunit — MSGWPHRHVLDLASFAREDFAAVLELAQRFRSLPITGARKLPALQGRLVATLFFEPSTRTRSSFELAAKRLSADVMSFSPSSSSLSKGESVLDTARTYVAMGADVLVVRHRSTGVPQQLALDLQQMGERTVVLNGGDGLHSHPSQGLLDLLTLARFFSPQHPMPEALQGRRIVIVGDILHSRVARSNLWALTACGADVVLCGPPSLVPEDFAGFVDAPPPGLLKDPVPQRGKVSVVRRLEHALPGADAVMTLRLQKERMGQQLLTSLERYHRDFGLSHERMKLCGENVPVLHPGPVNRGVELSGSLLDDPRVSLVEEQVRNGVPTRMALLYLMAASESATEASLVSSSS, encoded by the coding sequence ATGAGTGGCTGGCCGCATCGTCACGTTCTTGATCTCGCGTCGTTTGCGCGAGAAGACTTTGCGGCGGTGCTTGAGCTGGCTCAGCGGTTTCGTTCGCTTCCGATCACCGGTGCCCGGAAACTTCCCGCCTTGCAGGGACGTTTGGTGGCAACGCTGTTCTTTGAACCCAGCACCCGAACCCGCAGCAGTTTTGAGTTGGCGGCCAAGCGTTTGTCCGCAGACGTGATGAGCTTTTCACCCTCCAGCAGCTCGCTCAGCAAAGGGGAAAGCGTTCTCGACACGGCGCGCACCTACGTGGCCATGGGGGCCGACGTGTTGGTGGTGCGCCACCGTTCCACTGGTGTGCCACAGCAGCTGGCGCTGGACCTGCAGCAGATGGGTGAGCGCACCGTGGTGCTCAATGGGGGCGATGGACTTCATAGCCATCCCAGTCAGGGACTGCTGGATCTGCTCACGCTTGCCCGCTTTTTCTCTCCTCAGCACCCCATGCCGGAGGCCCTGCAAGGACGCCGGATTGTGATTGTTGGAGACATCCTTCACTCGCGGGTGGCCCGTTCGAATCTCTGGGCCTTAACGGCCTGTGGAGCGGATGTGGTGTTGTGCGGTCCTCCCAGCCTGGTTCCGGAGGATTTCGCGGGCTTCGTGGATGCGCCGCCCCCAGGTCTGCTGAAGGACCCTGTCCCGCAACGGGGCAAGGTCAGCGTGGTGCGGCGCCTGGAGCATGCACTGCCGGGCGCCGATGCTGTGATGACCCTGCGGCTTCAGAAGGAACGGATGGGCCAGCAGTTGCTGACCAGTCTGGAGCGCTACCACCGCGATTTCGGATTAAGCCATGAGCGCATGAAGCTCTGCGGTGAGAACGTTCCCGTTCTGCATCCCGGCCCGGTCAATCGCGGCGTCGAATTGAGTGGGTCGCTCTTGGATGACCCGCGCGTCAGCCTGGTGGAAGAGCAGGTCAGGAATGGTGTTCCCACTCGGATGGCCTTGCTTTATTTGATGGCAGCTTCTGAATCCGCGACTGAAGCCTCCTTGGTGTCGAGCAGCTCCTGA
- a CDS encoding NAD(P)/FAD-dependent oxidoreductase, whose product MASNHYFLELEPPAERLRHAPHVVIVGGGFAGVHACKALAKADVRITLIDKRNFNLFQPLLYQVATGLVSRSDVATPLRELVGKQKNVQVLLGEVTTVNPEGKQIVFNGKAYSYDHLVLATGSGSTYFGHEDWRTFAPPMKILEHAEEIRRRLLMAMEQAEQTPNPEARQFLQTVVIVGAGPSGCEMAGAVSELMRWALNNAFKQLDPQKTRIVLVDPGDRVLRAMPAELSEAALKGLGRDGIEYMPQGRVQTMRPGEVVIGGPTGDVRVQAATVIWTAGVKASHLGQKLTEATGCEVDRGGRVIVNSDFSIPNHPEIRIAGDLCSYSHTVNGKPLPGMAAPAKQAGTFIGMDIAAIVARRSRPTFRYFDFGSMAVVHASAVADLHGFKVSGRLGLLLWAIVHLALIPNRENRITLSIKWLYALATRQRASILLTGMPSQHLALDAEDAHFPMASGKGPSIAEPDAALKAAMDYYAHQLSGLPQTQELLDTKEASVADSEAAIK is encoded by the coding sequence ATGGCAAGCAACCATTACTTTCTGGAGCTTGAACCGCCAGCGGAGCGGTTGCGTCATGCGCCGCATGTGGTCATCGTTGGCGGCGGCTTTGCAGGGGTGCATGCCTGCAAGGCCCTGGCCAAGGCCGATGTGCGCATCACCCTGATTGACAAGCGCAACTTCAACCTGTTCCAGCCCCTGCTTTATCAGGTGGCCACTGGTTTGGTCTCAAGGAGTGATGTGGCCACGCCTCTGCGCGAACTGGTGGGCAAACAAAAGAACGTGCAGGTGCTGCTGGGGGAGGTCACCACGGTGAACCCCGAGGGCAAACAGATCGTCTTCAATGGCAAGGCCTACAGCTACGACCATCTGGTCCTGGCAACAGGATCGGGGAGCACCTATTTCGGCCACGAAGACTGGCGGACCTTTGCGCCCCCGATGAAAATCCTCGAGCACGCCGAGGAAATACGCCGCCGTCTGCTGATGGCGATGGAGCAGGCAGAGCAGACGCCCAACCCCGAGGCACGCCAGTTTCTGCAAACGGTTGTGATCGTTGGTGCCGGCCCCAGCGGCTGCGAGATGGCTGGCGCTGTTTCCGAGCTGATGCGGTGGGCCTTAAACAATGCCTTCAAGCAGCTGGATCCCCAGAAAACACGAATCGTGTTGGTGGACCCCGGCGACAGGGTGCTCAGAGCAATGCCAGCGGAGCTCTCAGAGGCGGCCCTCAAGGGCCTCGGGCGCGATGGCATCGAATACATGCCTCAGGGTCGCGTCCAAACCATGCGGCCCGGGGAAGTTGTGATCGGTGGGCCCACTGGAGACGTTCGAGTCCAGGCAGCAACGGTGATCTGGACCGCTGGAGTGAAGGCGTCCCATTTGGGGCAGAAGCTGACCGAGGCCACGGGTTGCGAGGTCGATCGCGGTGGGAGGGTCATCGTCAACTCCGATTTCTCGATACCGAACCATCCCGAGATCCGCATCGCCGGTGATCTCTGCAGCTATAGCCACACCGTGAATGGCAAGCCGCTGCCGGGCATGGCAGCTCCCGCCAAACAGGCCGGCACGTTCATCGGCATGGACATCGCTGCGATCGTCGCCAGACGTTCCCGCCCCACCTTCCGCTACTTCGATTTCGGCAGCATGGCTGTGGTGCACGCCAGTGCGGTCGCCGACCTGCATGGCTTCAAAGTTTCCGGACGCCTAGGCCTGCTGCTATGGGCCATCGTTCACCTGGCCTTGATCCCCAACCGAGAGAACCGGATCACCTTGAGCATCAAATGGCTGTACGCCCTGGCGACCCGGCAACGGGCCTCGATTCTGCTAACGGGCATGCCAAGCCAGCATCTGGCCCTTGATGCTGAGGATGCCCACTTCCCGATGGCCAGCGGCAAAGGTCCCTCCATCGCCGAACCCGATGCCGCCCTCAAGGCAGCGATGGATTACTACGCTCATCAACTCAGTGGCCTCCCTCAAACTCAGGAGCTGCTCGACACCAAGGAGGCTTCAGTCGCGGATTCAGAAGCTGCCATCAAATAA
- a CDS encoding DUF565 domain-containing protein produces the protein MRRLQSTRLQTNVGAALERLDHWARNPWRRLSLLALAGLIGFLIGSAITSVSGVLAQMDPVAALLVVLGTEFTIRRRRSSEPSLKLPQQLLDLGRIGFLYGLFLEGFKLI, from the coding sequence GTGCGACGGCTTCAATCCACCCGGCTGCAAACCAACGTTGGCGCAGCACTTGAAAGGCTGGATCACTGGGCACGCAATCCCTGGCGACGATTGTCCTTACTGGCCCTTGCCGGCCTAATTGGCTTTTTGATCGGTAGCGCCATCACATCAGTCTCAGGCGTTCTCGCGCAGATGGACCCCGTCGCTGCCCTGCTGGTGGTGCTTGGCACTGAATTCACGATTCGGCGACGACGCAGTTCCGAACCATCCCTGAAGTTGCCCCAACAACTGTTGGATCTTGGTCGCATCGGCTTTCTCTATGGCCTCTTTCTCGAAGGGTTCAAGCTGATCTGA
- a CDS encoding DUF2555 domain-containing protein, which produces MASEDGSMLTQERLEAFDEASTAELARRLEEDDYPSPFDSLSDWHLLRALAIHRPELILPYHHLVDQEPFDED; this is translated from the coding sequence ATGGCGTCTGAGGACGGCTCGATGCTCACGCAGGAACGGCTGGAGGCTTTTGACGAGGCGTCGACGGCTGAGCTCGCCCGCCGTCTCGAAGAGGACGACTACCCCTCTCCTTTCGACAGCCTTTCGGATTGGCACCTGCTTCGGGCGCTGGCCATCCACAGGCCTGAGCTGATCCTTCCTTACCACCATTTGGTGGACCAAGAACCTTTTGATGAAGACTGA